CGATCCAAGTGCAAACCAAGGTAGTTTACATTGTTCTTAACTAGTAGAGGTAATCCATCAATTGCGACTGGGGGACAATTGCTTTGGCGAGTTGTGAACGTCACTTGAACTGATTTGGAGTGGTTCATTTTGAGTCTCCATTTTTTGTACCAAGAGTTCAGTTGGTTCAGATGGTTCTGCATGTTAGTTGATGAGATGATTGGGTTTTCGTCTACTGAGAGAACAGCGACATCATCCGCAAAGGCGGCCACGGTCGTGGAATTACTAACTGGCAGATCGTACGTGTATAAGAGGTAGAACAAAGGACCTAGAACACTACCTTGTGGTACTCCAGATCTTATAGGGTAATGGTCTGACGTGGCGTCGTTGAACCTCACTGAAAAATATCTTTCTGTTAGATAAGAACTCAAAAGGAGGAAGTAGTTGTGGTTCAGGGTACATTTGATCTTAAATTTCAGTCCTGTGTACCACACCTTGTCAAAGGCCTGCGCTATGTCTAGGAATACTCCAGTACAGTATTGTTTATCTTCGAGAGTTTTAGCAATAGTGTTGACTATTCTGTGGGCTTGGTGAATAGTGGACATGTTCTCCCTGAAGCCGAATTGGTAGTTGGGAAGAATATTTGCCAGATTGTGCTCTTCGCGAATTCTTTCGAGTAGTAGTCTCTCGAATATTTTACTGGGTATGGGTAGCAAGCTGATGGGTCTATATGATGTTGCCTCTTCTCGGGGTTTACCATTCTTGTGTATCATTATGATGTTGGCGTATTTCCATATGACAGGGAAGTAGCACAATTGCAGAATGCGATTATAAATCGTAGTGAGGAAAGCAATTGCTTTTCTAGGCAGTTTTTTGAGGATTTCAGATGTTATAAGGTCGTACCCGGGGGATTTTCTgtctttgagtttttttatttcccttTTAACCTCTGCTGGGCTTATGTGTCGGATCGGTCGTGACATTTGACAAGGTGTATCAAGCAGTTCTTCTATATTTGGGGAGTCAGATGTTTCCTCAGGCTCTTCGAACACGTTGTAGAGGTGCTCTGCAAATGTATCTGCTTTTTCTTGATTTGTGCGTGCCCACTGGTTGTTGTTGGCTCGTATTGGAGAGACTCGAGGAGTGggtcttttaaacttttttgttgctTTCCACAGGCTATGATCATCAGGGGATAGGTTCTGCATGTAGTTCTCGAACAATTTTCGAATGAATAAAGGGGTGCTCATGTATTCATTGGGTTGTTCTTCCTGGGGGGTTGCAAGCCATGCAGCTTGTTGTACGATGTTGGTGAAATGTTGTGCAGCTTCATCAACTTCTATTGGTATTAAGCCCGTTGGGGTAAGTCATAGCATTTTCACCagttcagttgctcaatatcagcAATAATTATCATTTGAAATTTGTCGCGAACTCTTTGCGgtcaataaatttttatagGTAAACATTTTCAAACGGAATATGAAGAATCTaactttgaatttcaaaataaacttttatttcgaaattcatgcgTGGGTTCCTCCCACATCTTTTTTTACAATCTAATGACACTCCACTCCAGTTTGTTTGAATAAACtacaaattcaatttcaaagtaCGAATAAAAACTGGTGAGAACTAAACCATAATATCTAAAACAACTGTGGCAAAGAGGTGTACTTAAAATTCAGTTCAAATGATAAAATGGCCTTTTCATCGAATAggttgttgccaattatttatATCATGACCATACGGGAAAGAGCACACAATTTCAGCATAATCGTAGTTAGAATTCCATGTCTTCACTTGACGAAAATAACCGAAAGGATTGAGaaaaaagtaattttattttataaaaagtGGAGAAACTTTCAAGTGCCAATAACAACCTCATTAAAAACTTCATCACCTTCCCATGGCTTTCACGGGATTTATTTATACAAAGTTTTTTGGGCGGCTTCAACAATCGTCCCCTCGAATAAGTATAAAGTTATTCAAAGACCTCCGTCTTTATAAGTGAGTGGGGATTATTTGCATAGTTCGATCATTTTCTATCTTATTATAACTACTATTTCTATtagataataataatctttTCTTTCGGGTGAAGGCAAAAGAGAAATCTGAAACggtttcgaatttttatttaatgtaataaaaaagatgatggacATGTGTATATCCGATCAAATGTACAATGTAAAGCGGCTGTGCAGTGCCTTCTTTTCTCGAAACAATAAAAACGGTTCCATTTTTTCGTGTAgaagttttcaaaacatttcGGACCAAATTGATAATAACGATCAGATATTCTGACGAATTGATAAAGCTGTGTCAGAATCTgattttttgtttgagaaacATAAACATCCAGAACTTGATTCAATAGAAGGTTTAAGTTCTTTGTCCCTTTCTATGATACACTTTTGATAATAATCGTAGTCCTTAAGATACCAAACTGGGGGCCACCGGTGTTCTACCAAGTAATCTTGGTTGTCAGGATGTAGTAAACGAAGGTTGCGAGGGGACATCCTGCATAATTTGTTGTAGTTGATGCATAAATGGTTCATACACCAATCCGCCAGTTGATGTCCATTATGTAACTGAAACGAAGGAAAAGAAATTAAGTTAAACATTCAATTACTTATTAGCAAAGGAGGCGCAATTAATGCAATTTTTGTCGGAGAAGTGATGACGTGACTGGTGACTATACTGACTATAATGCCAAGCTGAATGGGTACAACTGGTATCGTCAGCAGTGGCGTAACATAGACAATGAGTAAAGTAAGAAAGAATAAAGAGATATGGAAGCATCTgtaacgtcatgcggtaataacgtcaagcgctaataacgttacgacgcatgcgtgtttccattttcagaataacGGGCGGTATTAACGTTACCGCATCCCGTAaaaagagagttgaagtgccatgaacgtaaacattaacgttataattgacatctacgcatgctcattcgtcagtttttaacgttaacgttagcgtcagctttacggcctacgtaaactagcggtcccccacgtataccttaaacatcgacgtacgttaaccgaacgttaaacgagtagcaccgatgacttgcgaatggccgaattttgactgttgaatgcaattctcAATAACCTTAAACAGTCATTGTTTGCATTTCccatgtattttctcataatgtatgaaagttataggaaatcagcattgattttaAAGTTATCCAAAGGATTAAGTTATGGAACTTCGTTtccagattacattcagtaaggaaatggctgaaactccaCTGCTATTCTCTTGTCTCTAACActtaaacatttcattgataataaaataattccaagttgaaaattctctttattatgcatattattccagctgtcgaggctcaatattagatattagataaaagagagttccagcaaaacgaaatcaaaatccaaattgatagTATACATCGCACGGATTAATGGTGACGGCCATTTTTGCAGCAGCGAATACCCCTCCAGTCGACATCTGAATACAgaacacagaacacaaataatacaGAATAATAATACGAGAATGAGCTCGTTTCCACCCGACAACGCTCCACACTATCCAACTTGGTCGGTCGTTCGTGTGGTTGGATGGCTAGGCTGTACGACAAGAGCCGACAAATCCTCTGTCGGCGGTCATAGCTACACACGGACCGATTTCACATCCAACCCGACCAAGTCGGGCTGTCGGTccgaccgagttgggcagtgtgtagccgctattacaacacgtaaacgttatatttgacgttatttgtcaTGTAAACGTTTACATTTATGCTAACGTTCTGTCCGCACTTCAAATCTCTAAACGGGTGGATAACGTGGCACCTTATCGTAATTAACgttgttttcttgccttgcGCACTTCTATTTTTCCATTTGTTTTGACAAAAATAGGTTATGTTTTGAAACAGGGGCCTCTTAATTGACattgaatcgaattttttttaagaGAATAGTAGCAGAAGAGACAAAATGAGTTCCTCAAGAATAATCTAATAACCAAAGGTAAAAGTGTATATCTTCAATTAATGGGTCACATGAAAGAAGAGTCGAATTAAAATAGAAATTTACATTCTATAGTGTTTAATtctgagtacctatttcaatcccatattgatgattatgaattatgtaacttgttttcaataggaaataggtatttttcaatacagtttaatCCAACTCCGCAAACAAAAATTCCTGTAGATATGCATCCATATAAACGCACATAATCCACAAAAACTGCATAAATTCAACCCAAAAAGCATTAGAAACCTATATCGACAACAAACTTTAACATTTATCGATCATCTGTTGCTAATAACGTAAATTCGTATCTTCCATACGACTAAAATCTGAGCCAGATAGCGCAAGACGTTATTCCATTACCGCATAACGTTATTAGCGTACATCGGCGTTATAcgcttcttccatatctctctaataTAGGTTAACACACTTTCAACTTGCGAAAATGTTGTTTATCTAATGAATAAGTTAAGTGCGGCAGATACTTTCTCAAGTTGAAAGAGTTTATAgagagaaatgaaataattagaatttgTCACTGCACCACCTAATTTTATGTGAGCTACGCCAATGTATAAAAATTTCATTGCGCGGCTAGTATGACGCTGATGGAGGCACCCGAGTATTCCCGATCTCCTACTGCGTGTCCTTTGCTGTATCTTCTTGGTTTTAGGAAGGCTGATTGTTTAATATACAGTGTGTCCCCAATATCTCGACACCATGCAGAATCAGAAATggtgaaaaaagaagaaaactttGGTTCACAGGGGGACGAATCGCTTGATTCCAATCAATTTATATCAACCCTGTGAGCGTGATGACTACAACTCCTTAAATCTTAAATATAAAAGGGGGGTTgtaggtttttttttcaaaggtaatACGATTACCTCCTTCTAAAATACCATACACTGAACTTTTTTAGTTAGTATATTCctccaaaaaaaaatagaagaatagTTGCAATGGAACATgaacataataaaaaaatttctacaaaatattttccaaaatataacCTATTCTCAAATTCGGCGTTTACGTTTTTGGAAAATTCAACTTGGATTTCTCAACATGCTGTGGGTGttcttactttcaattcttctatATCTCGAAGCTGGATTTTATATACAATCGACTTTGAATGTCTCCCGATTACTAAATGCCTATCAGAGGCAATTtctaaaatagaaaaattgaaatgtcAAACCATTTCTAGAATATACCTATACAATAGGAATGATAAAGTTGGCAACATTATTTCGGTTGCTAGCAGGAGACAGATGGCCttacattttcaaaatacgACGTGATTGGACAGGAATACTATACCATATTATTATCCTGATTATACTATATTATCTTGATTCTCCGTAGGTagcgaagtacccctcagaagctccgtgaGTTTGTGTGAGctcggagaaccagttgtgttctgtgtaggctttgttactgtgtcctgttaattttaacccaacagtgaatggtggcccatacccgtatcgactagaaaatttcttacCTAGCCCGgaatcgaactcagtaccttgcggttgcaATTTACTGAGCCGAAGCTCTAACCACCAAGCTAGCGACGAAATAAATTATCGCAAAAGTGTCAAGAAAATTATTAGGTATCTATACAAAAGGtgagttaaatgaatgtttattcatgagaagaaagttCAACCCACGAGCCTGTAGGGCGAGTGGGTTGATTTCTTCGAGTGATATATACATTTTTAACTCACGTGtcgtatacaaaattttatcccattttgattaaaattcaaataatgaatactttttggagataatatataataattcaaattcatatCAGGATATCCCTTCGATCGATGGTTGCTATGGCACTATGAAATTAATTGTTTGCAAGTgtcaatgaaaattataaaaccGTCAAAAATTCTTGATACGCACATTCTTCACAttgatttttccaaattttgtttggttgaTGATTCAATTCTATTCTAAGCTTACTCAACATTAACAGCGAGATCTATTCGGGCAATACTTCAACCTTTTTTCCAACAAGTTCATTTCAGAGATCTCAAAATGAACATTTCTAAAATTCTTCACCTTTTCATGAAAGTTTATGTCATTTTCACTCACATATGATGACGAACTATTCTCACTCATTTTAACATTACTCAAAAGATTTTGTAGTTTTTTAAATTGACTCTAATAttgtttcttcttcttcctctttaAGGAGGTACTTTGCCTGTTCAATTCCGGTTTCTCTATGTTGTTGTTTCTTAGGATGTAGATTGCCAACTGTCTCGCCATGGTGGGCGCCCCAGGGGTCTTCTTCGGTGTGGTATGTTGTCTCTTGCAATCTTGGCCATCCTATCTGGACTCATTCCATCTACGTGTTGGTTCCATTCCTTCTTCCACCCTTATCCATCGATAGCGTCTGTTTGACACTTTTCCCTTATTGCTTCGTTTCTCTGCCTATCGTTCAGTGTATACTCTATTGTCCTCAGGGTCTTCATCTCGGTTGTTCTTCTTTTTGTCAAGGATGTTTCGGCCCTGATATTGTTTGTGTCCTAAAAACCGCACTTCATCTCTGATGCCAAAATCCAAATAATCGAACTCCACAGGGCTAATCCGGTAGGTTAGTTCACTATATATTACTTTCAGGTGAAGTTTGCTATTGTCCCTTATCTTGTACCATTTCTTTATCTCCAACGTGATCCAGGTTTTGATAGAAATGTTTACCGCAGATTTTGCTTGGGGTGAGCTATATTTGTAATTGATTTTCATGTACTTTGGTTTTATACCATTCAATAAACTCTGTTTAATGAACCATAAGTGGTTGTTGCATCTCGTAATCTTCATGAGTACTTTTCTAAAAAATATTGGGAGTCGTGAAATGCTTGCATTCATTATAATCGAAATTGATCATGTATGTTTAACAGTCGCTATGGTGACGCTTACCTGCTTATTATGTCTaattattcaatagtgaaactgaaagcagaaaaaagttcatagttttttcaaatgaaatattcaggtgAATAATTAcatgtgatacatttttgaaatcagtaaacaatttgcagcaagatgaaggaATATATCTGGAAGTTggctggatcaaaaaattcaatgaaatcaaaTTTAAATTACTCCTCCGAAAGTGCCTGTAGTATGTCATAATTAATTTCGAAAACGAGTTGAAACAAGCTAGCATTATTGAAAATTCCAATTTCTGAATTGTTGttcaactcaaaatctagaaataatTGGCCGATTCTTTTCTCAGATTTGTATTTGACATCCGTTTTCTTTTCtatagctgctatagttctcgatatcccctcagtagacaacgaattttgtccaccctgtacatttcgaattttcatgtTTCTGTTGTTTACTCTAACCCATTATTTGGAATCAATTTTTGGACAAGATGGTAACTAATTTTCTGTCGACGAAAATTCTTCACAAACAAAACTCCTAATAAAAGTTTTGAAGTAAGTGAGTAAGGAGGGATATTATGATATTTGTAGAATTAACAACAAAACAAAGAAATTCATGGTAAATACGCTATGCACAAATAAGTCTTAAGTCACTTAGGTGCATGTTTGTGGATTTCagtgttctgaaggaaaaaaaaataatgcgtCCATAGGTATTTCAAGACCCATCAGTATTTTGAAGATTTGCATTAtttatgatgatgatgataatgatgatgtatattttatattatgatTGCTTGAAACTAAAGTTAATATTATATGCAGGACGATCATACACAGGAGTGTTTCAAATATATCAGTAATTATATTTATCTACAAAATTTCCTTCGTGTGGAAgtaattcgaaatattttttcaaccttTTTATTTAGAGAAAAAAGGAGCCCCTTGAAAATTATTAGAAGGTCTATGCTTTTATCGGAATAAATCGAATTACGAAGTAGTGTTGATCTGTATTACACCATGAAcctaaactaaaaaaaaatgaaccgcCAACTCGTTGATAGCTTCTAGTGATTGCATCTTTAAAGGGTGAATAATACCAAAAAAATCTTGTATGAAGTAGCCCTTCTGATATGCATCGAGTAATAAAATCACAAAGTtcaaatcatttattatttagAAACATTCTCTTtgattgtcagattaatataataaattttctccGACTTCAGTTTTTATATTTCGGTTACATTATTAATCGATGCAACAATTTTGTTCAATTCTGTCTATTCAGACAGATGATGGCCAGTAAAAACTTCAAATATTTACATTGAAAGTACATAAAgtttagtgatgcccacgagaccaacgagaCAAGACTTCactgtagtctcgtctcgtctcgccgATAAGACACGAAGTCTTGTCTCGATTCTTGATTTTATTCGAAGAGTCTTGTGTTACATGATGAGATTTGTTAATCACACCAAAGGAAAATTTTAGGTTGGcaattcatttaattaatcTAACATGCACACCGCTACATTAATTTTGGTTAAGCGAACACAAACATTaaatattcaagaaatattccaaaatatttcaaaaaattaaatgcCGTCATCGATTCTGAAGGCTTTATAAGGGTAGGGGGCAGACTTTCAAATGCACATATTATATCGTACGATAAAAAACATCCCTTTCTGCTTCCCTCACGATCTAGACTTGTGGAGCTGCTTATTGATTTTTTCcataagaaatatttttatgcaGGTATCACTACTATGCATTACGTGTTATCGCAACAGTTTTGGATTCTTTCTGCGCGAAAGGTTATTTGTTCCAGGATTTCAAAGTGCGTCAAGTGTTGGAAAACTAATCCTGCTTTATCCCAGCCAGTTATGGGAGATCTGCCGAATTTTCGAGTTTCTCCGTCcaaagtattttcgcatgcggGTATAGATTTTTGCGGTCCTTTCTTCCTTACCATGAGTCGACACCGGGGTGTTAAAACTTTAAAAGCCTATGCAGTAATTTTATCGGTGCGAGTAGAGAATTACATGCGTTGGTTCAAAAATGCGCTGAATCTGAGACTATTAGTCATTATTATTTACCCGGTCATGCCCCACACATGGGAGGTTTGTGGAAGGCTGGGGTCCGGTCCGTGAAAGCTCACCTCAAAAGGGTAATCGGTGATCAGATTCTAAATTATGAAGAATTTTATACACTTCTTGTTCAAATAGAGGTGGTACTCAACTCTCGACCTCTCACACCAATCAGTTCCGATCCTAATGATCTGTCAGTGTTAACTCCCAGGCACTTCTTAACATTAGAACCCCTGAGTGCCGTTCCCGATCACGATTACAAGAAAGTCAAAACACATCGTTTGAAAAGATGACATCTAATTCAACAAATGATTCAACATTTTTGGCATCGATGGAAGAGTGAATACTTAAATACGCTGCAACAAAGAAATAAATGATTGAAATCTTCTGATATGCTCACAGAGGGTTCGCTTGTACTTatcaaaaatgacattttacctCCCTTGAAATGGGATAGATGGACTATGCAGTGTGGCGGATGTTAAAACCAAATCCGGTATAATACAACGACCTCTGAACGAATTGAGTCCCTTACCGATCGAATCATGTTCTACTGCTGATGATGTCCGCTGAACAATTACTTTAattgtaattttcttttctcCTAGTATTATTTCTCAAATCGAAACTACTCATAGTCATTAAGTatgtaatgattttttttcattttttttttttgggttaaGGTTTATTATATTTACCTTGGGGGTGGCGTATGTTCCGTAACCAcggaattattaattttgaaacatGGCATTATAGAGACTTTTcacagttgttttgtttttccggttttatttttttttatttttattattttagcTGGCCAACGTTTTGCGCCGTAAGGTCAGCCTTACGGCGACTTCAAAAATAAACTCATAAAATCCCATAATGAAGCACTAGGTATGAAGCAAAAGGGAAAGTCTTTTAAGCACTTCTGTTTGTGGAACCATTTATTTAATCATCCGGTGACATGTTTCGGCTAATCGCCATTATCAAACCAAGGGACTCTGAAATACCGATTGAGGTTTTAGTTGGAAAATTGCTAACAAAGTTTGCTAAcaagaaataaacaaaataaataaccTACAATGCAAAACTTACGATTTTAGGTTCCAAAGTCATACGGTAAAAAACATATCAGTCAAAAGGTAAAAGCCAAAAAGTACACATAAAATCGGATCTAGATCAAGTGAGCATATAAAATGAAAGATATGACAGATAAACAAAACACAAACGGAAGACGAAAAACTACATTCGCGCAGACAGGTTCCTGCTCTTCTTCTCTTAAGCGAGAACAGTGGCGTCGGCAGAGAGAATCAATATAAGAGTTTATAAGTGTCCTTTATGTTGTTCGTCAACATCGAATTTAACGCTTTGTATTCTGTACTCTTGAGGTGTTTGTAAATTTCCACTTCTTCTAGAATTTCTTGTCTGTGGTTGAATTCGCAGTGATGAATTAGATGGGTGTTCTCCTCTAAATCAAACTTGTGTTTTTCTTCTCTTAAATGACAACCAAAAATTGATTTGTCATTATTTGGGTTATTTGCACTAGCCAGATGTTCTTTGGTCCTTGTTCTAATGGATCTGCCGCTTCTCCCCACATAAACGACATTACAACCTGGTTCACCACATTCCAATTTATAAACGCCCGGCTTGTCCAACATGTCGATTGGGCTCTTGTTCCTGATGAGGGATTGGTGTAGGGTATTCTGGGATTTGAAAGCCACTCTAGTGTCCTCTACCTGCTTTACTACGTTGGCAATTTTATATGAGATACCACCGTAGAACGGAATGCAACAGAACTTCTGATTTGAATTATCATCAGTTCCCGGAGTTCTTGAGTTCGGTTCTTCTGTGGTCCGTCTTCCCCTTGCCTTATCAATAAGTCGATCAATGATATCCGGGGAATATCCGTTCTCTACCGCCAGATATTTTAAAGTGTTCACCTCCTCAATATAAGCTTCCTGGCTTAGAGGAATATTAAGTAGCCTATTGATATTAGAGTTAAAGACTGCCATCTTATGACCCATATAATGACATGATGTTTTACTAATTTTGGTGGAAGTTTGCGTGGGTTTTCTATATATACTGAACGTCAACTTGTTTTGTTGTCTCCTGATTGTGAGGTCCAGGAAGTTTATTTCACGATCCGATTCCAGCTCCAGCGTGAAGTTTATGTTCAAATGGAATCCGTTCAACCAATTGTGGAACTCTCTCAGTTCCTCTTCGCTACCAATCCATGCTATAAGGATGTCACAAGGACGGCATTCCCATTAGACCAGTGGTATCGTTCTGTGGCAGCTTAGCCTATAGATTATCTAAATACCTCAACAAACTTTTAGTGTCCACAATTAACTTCAAATCAGAGTTCAGTGTTGATAATTCCTTGGATCTGATAAGAAGAATAAAATACTTACAAATCCCAGAAAACACCATGCTTGCTTCTTTTGATGTGAGCAATCTGTTCACCTCTGTACCAGTCCCGCAaaccttaaaaattttcaagaacagACTGATAGATTCTCCACTTTCTGATGACTTGACTGAGTGTGCGTACCAGCTCACAGAATTATGCCTTCAACAAAACTTCTCCAATTTTGAGGGTGAAATCTTTTCTCAACAGAAAGGACTTAGTATGGGAAACTGCCTTTCCCCTCTTTTCGCCGAACTTTTCATGTCCTACTTCGAGAAAATGCTAATTTTTATAGTGAACAATCCTTTCAAAGATAAAATCCTTTTTTGGTTTAGATATGTGGATGACATCCTTATAGCATGGATTGGTAGCGAAGAGGAACTGAGAGAGTTCCACAATTGGTTGAACGGACTCCATTTGAACATAAACTTCACGCTGGAGCTGGAATCGGATCGTGAAATAAACTTCCTGGACCTCACAATCAGGAGACAACAAAACAAGTTGACGTTCAGTATATATAGAAAACCCACGCAAACTTCCACCAAAATTAGTAAAACATCATGTCATTATATGGGTCATAAGATGGCAGTCTTTAACTCTAATATCAATAGGCTACTTAATATTCCTCTAAGCCAGGAAGCTTATATTGAGGAGGTGAACACTTTAAAATATCTGGCGGTAGAGAACGGATATTCCTCGGATATCATTGATCGACTTATTGATAAGGCAAGGAGAAGACGGACCACAGAAGAACCGAACTCAAGAACTCCGGGAACTGATGATAATTCAAATCAGAAGTTCTGTTGCATTCCGTTCTACGGTGGTATCTCATATAAAATTGCCAACGTAGTAAAGCAGGTAGAGGACACTAGAGTGGCTTTCAAATCCCAGAATACCCTACACCAATCCCTCATCAGGAACAAGAGCCCAATCGACATGTTGGACAAGCCGGGCGTTTATAGATTGGAATGTGGTGAACCAGGTTGTAATGTCGTTTATGTGGGGAGAAGCGGCAGATCCATTAGAACAAGGACCAAAGAACATCTGGCTAGTGCAAATAACCCAAATAATGACAAATCAATTTTTGGTTGTCATTTAAGAGAAGAAAAACACAAGTTTGATTTAGAGGAGAACACCCATCTAATTCATCACTGCGAATTCAACCACAGACAAGAAATTCTAGAAGAAGTGGAAATTTACAAACACCTCAAGAGTACAGAATACAAAGCGTTAAATTCGATGTTGACGAACAACATAAAGGACACTTATAAACTCTTATATTGATTCTCTCTGCCGACGCCACTGTTCTCGCTTAAGAGAAGAAGAGCAGGAACCTGTCTGCGCGAATGTAGTTTTTCGTCTTCCGTTTGTGTTTTGTTTATCTGTCATATCTTTCATTTTATATGCTCACTTGATCTAGATCCGATTTTATGTGTACTTTTTGGCTTTTACCTTTTGACTGATATGTTTTTTACCGTATGACTTTGGAACCTAAAATCGTAAGTTTTGCATTGTAggttatttattttgtttatttcttgTTAGCAAACTTTGTTAGCAATTTTCCAACTAAAACCTCAATCGGTATTTCAGAGTCCCTTGGTTTGATAATGGCGATTAGCCGAAACATGTCACCGGATGATTAAATAAATGGTTCCACAAACAGAAGTGCTTAAAAGACTTTCCCTTTTGACTTCAAAAAAGTCACATGCGAGCAACGCGCATACACATGCACGCTTCcttagggtgaccggccaccgaatgcgaagttgagcgaagctaagcgttttcaatgctaaatgacaagctacatcactcgattcgtagcttgtcaattcCATTAGCgttgaaaacgctcagctttgctcaacttcgcattcggtggccggtcaccccaAGGAAGCGTGCATGTGTATGCGCGTTGCTCGCATGTGacttttttgaagatgaaattGAACGGTAGAACAGATGTACTGAGAGTAAATCGCCGATAGTGGATGAAATCCGAGATAATATCATAATTTTCTCCGTTATGAACGCAAAAGAACTGAAGTTTTTTAATAGATTGTGAAA
Above is a window of Coccinella septempunctata chromosome 5, icCocSept1.1, whole genome shotgun sequence DNA encoding:
- the LOC123314420 gene encoding uncharacterized protein LOC123314420 yields the protein MSYFEKMLIFIVNNPFKDKILFWFRYVDDILIAWIGSEEELREFHNWLNGLHLNINFTLELESDREINFLDLTIRRQQNKLTFSIYRKPTQTSTKISKTSCHYMGHKMAVFNSNINRLLNIPLSQEAYIEEVNTLKYLAVENGYSSDIIDRLIDKARRRRTTEEPNSRTPGTDDNSNQKFCCIPFYGGISYKIANVVKQVEDTRVAFKSQNTLHQSLIRNKSPIDMLDKPGVYRLECGEPGCNVVYVGRSGRSIRTRTKEHLASANNPNNDKSIFGCHLREEKHKFDLEENTHLIHHCEFNHRQEILEEVEIYKHLKSTEYKALNSMLTNNIKDTYKLLY